One window from the genome of Capillibacterium thermochitinicola encodes:
- a CDS encoding RING finger protein, protein MNWKDSLRTLYQTTYHATSLIASKAFEMMDTVKTRIDIGRRNKKCRLLYGEIGETIYRQGGGGGEIPRFRQEIRPLDDELFTATREKNQLEQEIAYLSRELREAKRRHSLNYSKELEERIHPLRDRLHTTNKKISHLKGILRNLYEQMGEYAYQNRLPDPELNHLFQEIDDLKNEINELLAELDRRNQVRSLRRQNDRQEVYQRIRSLFTSRPGAPTTEREVILNLPPPGRNQTDNSVRTCPYCLTAIQPAERTIVCPVCETPHHEECWRDNGGCSVFGCRGRA, encoded by the coding sequence ATGAACTGGAAAGACTCCTTACGGACCCTATATCAAACGACATATCATGCAACCAGTCTGATCGCCTCCAAGGCTTTTGAAATGATGGATACCGTAAAGACAAGGATCGACATCGGCCGGCGGAATAAAAAATGCCGGCTGCTTTACGGCGAAATCGGGGAAACCATCTACCGCCAAGGAGGGGGCGGCGGGGAAATCCCCCGTTTCCGGCAAGAGATTAGACCGCTCGATGACGAACTGTTTACCGCAACCAGGGAAAAAAATCAACTGGAGCAGGAAATTGCCTACCTCTCCCGGGAACTTAGGGAAGCGAAAAGACGCCATAGCCTAAACTACAGCAAAGAGCTGGAAGAAAGGATCCATCCATTACGGGACCGCTTGCATACCACCAATAAAAAAATATCCCATTTGAAAGGGATATTAAGAAACCTTTATGAACAGATGGGAGAATACGCTTACCAAAACCGGCTGCCCGATCCGGAGCTCAACCACTTGTTTCAGGAGATTGACGACTTAAAAAACGAAATCAACGAGTTATTAGCTGAACTGGATAGGAGAAACCAGGTCCGCAGCCTCCGGCGGCAAAACGACCGGCAGGAAGTATATCAAAGAATCCGGTCCCTCTTTACCTCCCGTCCGGGAGCACCCACCACGGAGAGGGAAGTCATCTTAAACCTTCCCCCTCCCGGCCGGAACCAAACCGATAACTCCGTGCGCACCTGTCCCTACTGCCTGACCGCCATCCAACCCGCGGAAAGAACCATCGTCTGTCCCGTTTGTGAAACCCCCCACCACGAAGAATGCTGGCGCGACAATGGCGGATGCAGTGTCTTTGGGTGCCGTGGGAGGGCTTAG
- a CDS encoding EsaB/YukD family protein, translating to MNKLTVTIIDQTGNKRTDVTVPDDRPVRAIIQKLIEGMKLPTTGPDGQPLSYKLHHKASGKQLKEDQTFAEAGVKEGDILRLQPEITAGRGRACLTGWN from the coding sequence GTGAATAAGCTTACCGTGACCATTATTGACCAGACCGGGAATAAACGGACTGATGTGACGGTCCCGGACGACCGGCCGGTGCGGGCGATTATCCAAAAATTAATCGAGGGGATGAAGCTGCCGACGACCGGACCGGATGGACAACCGTTATCCTACAAGTTACATCATAAGGCCAGCGGGAAACAGTTGAAAGAGGATCAGACTTTCGCTGAAGCCGGCGTCAAGGAAGGCGACATCTTAAGGCTGCAACCGGAGATTACCGCCGGGAGGGGGAGAGCATGCCTGACCGGATGGAACTGA
- a CDS encoding HesA/MoeB/ThiF family protein gives MPDRMELTFTPEDRYARLRLISWWDQDLLRAAKVLVVGAGTLGNEILKNLALLGVGHIFLVDMDRVELSNLSRAVLFRATDEGKFKAKVAAVRLREINPELEVVPIVGNINFEVGLGLFRHVDVVIGGGG, from the coding sequence ATGCCTGACCGGATGGAACTGACTTTCACTCCGGAAGACCGCTATGCCCGGCTCCGGCTCATCTCCTGGTGGGATCAGGACCTGTTACGAGCGGCCAAAGTCCTGGTGGTCGGGGCCGGCACCCTCGGAAACGAAATCCTGAAAAACCTGGCTTTGCTCGGGGTAGGCCATATCTTCCTGGTTGACATGGACCGGGTGGAGCTCTCCAACCTTTCCCGCGCAGTGCTTTTCCGCGCCACAGATGAAGGAAAGTTCAAAGCGAAAGTGGCGGCCGTCCGTTTACGGGAGATCAACCCTGAGCTTGAGGTGGTCCCTATTGTCGGGAATATCAACTTCGAAGTGGGGCTGGGTCTCTTCCGCCATGTGGATGTGGTGATCGGGGGGGGTGGATAA
- a CDS encoding HesA/MoeB/ThiF family protein, with amino-acid sequence MDNREARMAINRRCWLTNTPWIDGAIEALSGVARVFLPPEGPCYECTMTAEDYRLVNLRRSCALLSKEEMLSGKTPTTPTTSAVIAGIAVQEAVKLLHRKKEPALPVLAGKGFVFNGLTHDSYVVTYQEREDCYAHEKIERLVELPGFTAAGTTWRQLLARVRAEMGAEAIVELLNDLVYRLVCAHCGKEEDYLGNLAQLSASAAVCPVCGQVRQVVFTHQITGDEPFLDYTLRSTGVAPWEILAGQAGAERIYFELSGDRMWSGKEGANAH; translated from the coding sequence GTGGATAACCGGGAAGCGCGGATGGCCATCAACCGCCGGTGCTGGCTGACCAACACGCCCTGGATCGACGGGGCAATCGAGGCCTTAAGCGGAGTGGCCCGGGTCTTTCTTCCGCCGGAAGGTCCTTGTTATGAATGCACCATGACCGCAGAAGACTACCGCCTAGTCAACCTGAGGCGATCCTGCGCGCTCCTTTCGAAAGAAGAAATGCTGAGCGGGAAAACTCCGACCACGCCAACCACCTCGGCGGTGATTGCCGGGATTGCCGTGCAGGAGGCGGTAAAACTGCTGCACCGGAAGAAGGAGCCGGCTTTGCCGGTCCTGGCGGGGAAGGGGTTTGTCTTTAACGGGTTAACCCATGATTCCTATGTCGTGACCTATCAGGAGCGGGAAGATTGCTACGCCCACGAAAAGATCGAACGGCTAGTGGAATTGCCCGGTTTTACGGCGGCCGGGACTACTTGGCGGCAACTCCTGGCCCGCGTGCGGGCGGAAATGGGGGCGGAGGCCATTGTGGAACTCCTGAATGATCTGGTCTACCGGCTGGTCTGTGCGCATTGCGGGAAGGAGGAGGATTACCTGGGAAATCTGGCCCAGTTGTCGGCTTCCGCAGCGGTTTGTCCGGTTTGCGGCCAGGTCAGGCAGGTGGTTTTTACCCATCAGATCACCGGGGATGAGCCTTTCCTCGATTACACCTTGCGGTCAACAGGCGTGGCGCCCTGGGAAATCCTGGCCGGACAGGCCGGAGCCGAACGGATCTATTTTGAACTCAGTGGTGACCGGATGTGGAGCGGAAAGGAGGGAGCAAATGCCCATTGA
- a CDS encoding Mov34/MPN/PAD-1 family protein produces the protein MPIDEQHVEKGKDPGVDLGKQTETPDNFEIIVGPSYRLREVPAVNGPVLVELALPLMAELVEYAVGDLRHEQGGFLLGRCREANGQVVVEVTAWVEAKYATHRQASLTFTHRDWEYLANEQERLYPALQVVGWFHTHPGFGVFLSAYDLFIHRYFFSSPEQVALVIDPVRKKAGVFVWRKDEVVEGAFRIANGERRIKEKVGAASGKEEERRLAEDGSAGDAGRKEVEMEKPTMTGEKGPDPEPDVTGEKEKEG, from the coding sequence ATGCCCATTGATGAACAGCACGTAGAGAAGGGGAAAGATCCAGGAGTTGACTTGGGAAAGCAAACAGAAACTCCGGATAATTTTGAGATCATTGTTGGCCCAAGTTACCGGCTGAGGGAGGTTCCGGCGGTCAATGGACCGGTCCTTGTGGAGCTTGCCCTGCCATTGATGGCGGAATTAGTGGAGTATGCGGTTGGTGACCTCCGCCACGAACAAGGGGGCTTTCTTCTTGGCCGGTGCCGGGAGGCAAACGGCCAAGTGGTAGTGGAGGTGACGGCCTGGGTCGAAGCCAAATACGCCACGCACCGGCAGGCCAGTCTGACCTTCACCCACCGGGATTGGGAGTACCTGGCGAATGAGCAGGAACGGTTATACCCCGCTTTGCAGGTGGTGGGTTGGTTCCATACCCATCCCGGCTTCGGGGTGTTCCTCTCGGCCTACGACCTCTTTATCCACCGTTACTTTTTCTCCTCCCCCGAGCAAGTGGCGCTGGTGATCGATCCGGTACGGAAAAAAGCCGGTGTGTTTGTCTGGAGAAAGGACGAAGTGGTGGAAGGGGCTTTCCGGATTGCCAATGGCGAGCGCAGGATAAAGGAGAAAGTTGGAGCAGCCTCTGGCAAGGAGGAGGAAAGACGGTTGGCCGAGGATGGCTCAGCGGGCGACGCAGGCCGGAAGGAAGTGGAGATGGAAAAACCAACGATGACGGGGGAAAAGGGTCCGGATCCGGAACCGGACGTAACCGGAGAAAAAGAGAAGGAGGGTTAA
- a CDS encoding ubiquitin-conjugating enzyme E2 encodes MSTPRLRRLQADYEQVMKAFTGHPYITVRASGGNPPTIYHVTYRVPGLRLGKNGPEVIDRHEVVFQLTANYPQIKPRCTIQTPIFHPNFKNGVVCLGDYWAAGGETLVDLIVKVGDMIQYKEYNIKSPMDREAASWALDNERRFPVGNLELYPGEPQTSGREDDWEIEFKPAGGEKDDFELIIH; translated from the coding sequence ATGAGCACACCACGGCTCAGAAGGCTGCAAGCCGATTACGAACAGGTCATGAAGGCTTTTACCGGACATCCCTATATTACTGTCCGGGCCAGTGGCGGAAACCCGCCCACTATTTACCATGTTACTTACCGGGTACCCGGTTTGCGGTTGGGGAAAAACGGGCCGGAAGTGATCGACCGGCATGAGGTTGTTTTCCAACTGACTGCCAACTATCCCCAGATCAAACCGAGATGTACCATTCAAACCCCGATTTTTCATCCGAATTTCAAAAACGGCGTTGTCTGTCTCGGCGACTATTGGGCGGCGGGCGGGGAAACCCTCGTCGACTTAATCGTGAAGGTCGGCGATATGATTCAATACAAAGAATATAACATCAAAAGCCCGATGGACCGGGAAGCGGCCTCCTGGGCCCTGGATAACGAGAGAAGATTCCCGGTCGGTAATTTGGAACTTTACCCGGGGGAACCGCAGACCAGTGGCAGAGAGGATGATTGGGAGATCGAGTTTAAACCGGCCGGTGGGGAAAAAGATGATTTCGAACTGATCATCCATTAA
- a CDS encoding S1 family peptidase — protein MLASMKGERQLLCVFLLLGVLLGIGIGHLAPAGEQVTNYVKRLTYPAVVTIETKTALGSGFFISSAGHVLTCCHVLAGGDEVTVVNGNGARLPAKVAAADPQRDLAVLKVDAASTPLLRLGENKNACEERIYLFGHRGGEPGMDGRRVNHH, from the coding sequence ATGTTGGCGTCCATGAAAGGAGAACGGCAACTCCTTTGTGTCTTTCTCTTGCTTGGTGTGCTTTTAGGAATCGGCATCGGCCATTTGGCGCCGGCCGGGGAGCAGGTTACCAATTATGTCAAACGTTTGACCTACCCGGCTGTGGTCACCATTGAAACGAAAACGGCCTTAGGCTCGGGCTTTTTTATCTCCTCCGCCGGACATGTGCTCACCTGTTGTCATGTGCTGGCCGGCGGGGACGAGGTGACGGTGGTGAACGGGAATGGCGCGCGCTTACCGGCCAAGGTGGCGGCGGCCGATCCCCAAAGGGATCTGGCGGTGCTGAAGGTGGATGCCGCCTCTACTCCCCTCCTCCGGCTGGGGGAGAATAAAAACGCCTGCGAAGAACGGATTTATCTTTTTGGCCACCGGGGGGGGGAGCCCGGAATGGACGGACGGCGAGTTAATCACCACTGA
- a CDS encoding serine protease family protein: protein MATGGGSPEWTDGELITTELPVDGHRYMQIQGKVVPGYSGGPLLDANGNVLGVVTELVEGTDLALAIPAGVIKDFLNNQHVPYSFVSDELLPETSTGRRWMLRPDNWANLSLAGKGLILLLPTAVLVGFISFLRWCQRKKRKRREDDFEIEFPAGSGY from the coding sequence TTGGCCACCGGGGGGGGGAGCCCGGAATGGACGGACGGCGAGTTAATCACCACTGAATTGCCGGTTGATGGTCACCGGTATATGCAAATCCAAGGCAAGGTAGTCCCCGGCTACTCAGGAGGACCGCTGCTGGATGCGAACGGAAATGTTTTAGGAGTGGTTACGGAACTTGTGGAGGGAACCGATTTGGCGCTGGCCATTCCGGCCGGGGTGATCAAGGATTTTTTAAACAACCAGCACGTTCCCTATAGTTTTGTCAGTGATGAGCTTTTACCGGAGACCAGCACCGGCCGGCGCTGGATGTTGAGACCTGACAACTGGGCGAATTTATCCTTGGCCGGGAAAGGGCTTATCCTCCTGCTGCCAACAGCCGTGCTCGTGGGGTTCATCTCCTTTCTCCGGTGGTGTCAACGGAAAAAAAGGAAGCGGCGGGAGGATGATTTTGAAATCGAATTCCCGGCGGGCAGCGGCTACTGA
- a CDS encoding FHA domain-containing protein, with translation MTKETGGEKAGAGLQEEAQQAKQQAEEQAETGRGKVWPGEQDGGTNAPCRWEITAEELDAVLVEPGTAAGAAEHSSPWEITGAELDDIRQALIFTAEELDAVRPRLELFPEELDAAGAVKGSFPPEQGELPSQKIPSKPESFKAKMRGLIPTNLWQMAVAGLCGAVLAWLVDECLFPDHYTYGSFMEMVLGMAWWGCLISGIIGFSFGTVESLLNRQYGLALRKGFRWMLGAALGGFIGSGAGQMLYSLLGGGGIGQPLLWQIIARTLGWTLLGAGMGMANGWMAGNKKRMVNGLIGGMAGGAAGGLVFDLICIPLPYGEGSVARLVGFLALGGGIGALIGLVEHFRREVWLAAVSGPMQGKEFILFGARTVFGSSGKADIVLYGDASVPPYAFRVDVINDSSYRGTDLTGRGMVMHNNHSAQRFTLRNGDLIGIGKHLLQFRVKEG, from the coding sequence ATGACCAAGGAGACCGGCGGGGAAAAAGCGGGAGCTGGACTTCAGGAGGAAGCCCAGCAAGCAAAACAGCAAGCGGAAGAACAAGCGGAGACTGGAAGAGGAAAGGTTTGGCCGGGGGAGCAAGACGGGGGGACAAACGCTCCATGCCGTTGGGAAATAACCGCGGAAGAGTTGGACGCTGTGCTGGTGGAACCGGGAACGGCGGCCGGGGCGGCGGAGCATTCTTCCCCTTGGGAAATTACTGGGGCTGAACTGGATGACATTAGGCAGGCGCTGATTTTTACGGCTGAAGAATTGGATGCCGTCCGCCCCAGGCTGGAGTTGTTTCCGGAGGAATTGGATGCGGCGGGCGCGGTTAAAGGGAGTTTCCCGCCGGAGCAAGGAGAACTTCCTTCCCAAAAAATCCCTTCCAAACCGGAAAGTTTCAAGGCCAAAATGCGCGGGCTGATCCCGACCAATCTTTGGCAGATGGCGGTGGCCGGCTTATGCGGCGCGGTGCTGGCTTGGCTGGTGGATGAATGTTTGTTCCCGGATCATTACACTTACGGGAGCTTTATGGAAATGGTGCTGGGAATGGCCTGGTGGGGCTGTCTCATCTCGGGAATCATCGGTTTTTCCTTCGGAACGGTAGAATCATTACTCAACCGTCAGTATGGGCTGGCGCTCCGGAAAGGTTTCCGCTGGATGCTCGGGGCGGCGCTTGGCGGGTTCATCGGGAGTGGAGCCGGTCAAATGCTTTACAGTCTGCTCGGTGGGGGCGGCATAGGCCAGCCCCTGCTCTGGCAAATCATCGCCCGGACGTTGGGGTGGACCCTGCTGGGCGCCGGCATGGGGATGGCCAACGGCTGGATGGCGGGGAATAAAAAAAGGATGGTGAATGGTTTGATCGGCGGAATGGCCGGAGGGGCGGCCGGCGGCTTAGTCTTTGATCTGATCTGTATCCCCTTGCCCTACGGGGAAGGCAGCGTCGCCCGGCTGGTTGGTTTTTTGGCCCTTGGCGGCGGGATCGGCGCGCTCATCGGCTTGGTTGAACATTTCCGGCGGGAAGTCTGGTTGGCGGCCGTCAGCGGCCCCATGCAGGGAAAGGAGTTCATCCTCTTCGGCGCCCGGACTGTTTTTGGGTCTTCCGGCAAGGCCGACATCGTCCTGTATGGTGATGCGTCGGTTCCCCCTTACGCTTTCCGGGTTGACGTGATTAATGATTCGAGCTACCGGGGAACGGATTTAACCGGGCGGGGGATGGTCATGCATAACAATCATTCCGCTCAGCGCTTTACGTTGCGTAACGGGGATCTGATTGGCATCGGCAAGCACCTTTTGCAATTCCGGGTCAAAGAAGGGTAA
- a CDS encoding helix-turn-helix transcriptional regulator, which yields MAAPLSEKFEEFCLEFEQSPDASLAEIASRLGLSVKTVQRYREKYEQILKGEFFQIDDFSGRAIRFLLWLSRCRFPVSTERARSFFRTEFEASDKTFDRFLHRLGQEGLIRETAEGWQLGEKILPRLNFSFAELESMIRFIQGYEAKGPLGPELNAVLAKLRLSMVNLSPRLLERAAKRQARLVIKGPLCRQNGTAFRVMEQLTALVAQDQMVTFTYRCPQEPASRWTVLPCYVVYNLALDRWYLAAVNQTDGGAGFFRLDRMANLTAGGRPPAGLDPAKCERLTYALGAEDGPLCEVKIRFRNDFNVLDKVRRDASLRPTAQVQEEPDGSLLFTDTVSGLGEISRWVRQFGASAEVLAPVELRERIIAGARRKLARYAAESQGGAQDNG from the coding sequence GTGGCGGCGCCGCTGTCCGAAAAATTCGAGGAGTTTTGTCTGGAGTTCGAGCAATCCCCTGATGCTTCGCTGGCGGAGATCGCTTCCCGGCTGGGGCTTTCGGTCAAAACCGTCCAGCGTTACCGGGAGAAATACGAACAGATTTTAAAAGGCGAATTTTTTCAGATCGATGATTTTTCCGGACGGGCCATCCGGTTTCTTCTCTGGTTGTCCAGATGCCGTTTTCCCGTCTCCACCGAGAGGGCCCGTTCCTTTTTTCGTACCGAATTTGAGGCCAGCGATAAAACCTTTGACCGCTTTTTGCACCGGCTTGGCCAGGAAGGGTTAATCCGGGAGACGGCCGAAGGGTGGCAGTTGGGCGAAAAAATCTTGCCCCGGCTGAATTTCTCCTTTGCCGAACTGGAGAGTATGATCCGGTTTATCCAAGGCTACGAGGCGAAGGGCCCTTTAGGGCCGGAATTAAATGCGGTCTTGGCGAAGTTGCGGCTAAGCATGGTCAATCTTTCGCCCCGTTTGTTGGAGAGGGCGGCCAAACGCCAAGCCCGCCTGGTCATTAAAGGACCCCTTTGCCGGCAGAATGGGACCGCCTTCCGGGTGATGGAGCAATTAACCGCCCTGGTGGCCCAGGATCAGATGGTGACTTTTACTTACCGCTGCCCGCAGGAGCCGGCTTCCCGGTGGACGGTCTTGCCCTGTTATGTCGTATATAACCTGGCCTTGGACCGGTGGTACCTGGCGGCCGTCAATCAGACGGACGGCGGGGCCGGATTCTTTCGCCTGGACCGGATGGCCAATCTGACGGCCGGGGGCAGGCCGCCGGCCGGTTTGGATCCGGCCAAGTGCGAACGGTTAACCTATGCCCTTGGCGCGGAGGACGGTCCCTTATGTGAGGTGAAGATCCGTTTCCGGAATGACTTTAATGTTCTGGACAAGGTGAGAAGGGACGCGTCCTTGCGTCCCACCGCCCAAGTGCAGGAGGAACCCGACGGGTCGTTGCTCTTTACCGATACGGTCTCCGGCCTGGGGGAGATTAGCCGCTGGGTCCGGCAGTTTGGCGCTTCGGCCGAAGTATTGGCGCCGGTGGAGTTGCGGGAGCGCATCATCGCCGGCGCCCGCCGGAAATTAGCCCGCTATGCGGCGGAAAGTCAAGGGGGCGCGCAGGACAATGGATGA
- a CDS encoding helix-turn-helix transcriptional regulator: MDETLDRLSRLVYLLKKNPSGLSLEELSTKLGVSRARVRTDLEILSHELPLTTQDDDTGGGECWSLISTEVSAPAPAFTPAEALALLWALERQDSPELNRVRAKLCQALLGKGEQAALGKRQNRLLVKGWRGLYDSPTTEKMVTSLEEAILAERRLFLDYVDAAGAAFRFEMEPYGLVYYWVWGFWYLVGLIEGKLTVLRVDRIRDYMETGKFTYPPDFSLEEVFAEAWGVDLSSPLVTVKIKFYDEYNVWRRVLRDTAHRKKASVTKMEGYLIYTDQVRGINEIKPWIRSFGSSAVVLAPEELKDDMIRSAYKVLDLYPSD; this comes from the coding sequence ATGGATGAAACCTTGGACCGCCTCAGTCGGCTGGTTTATTTGCTGAAGAAAAACCCGTCCGGTTTAAGTCTGGAGGAACTGAGCACCAAATTGGGGGTCAGTCGGGCCCGGGTGCGGACCGATTTGGAGATTCTTAGCCATGAATTGCCGCTGACTACCCAGGATGATGATACCGGCGGCGGGGAATGTTGGTCATTAATCTCCACGGAGGTCTCCGCGCCGGCGCCGGCCTTCACCCCGGCCGAAGCCCTGGCTTTGCTGTGGGCCCTTGAGCGTCAGGATTCGCCGGAACTTAACCGGGTCCGGGCCAAATTATGCCAGGCCTTGCTGGGAAAGGGAGAGCAGGCGGCCTTGGGTAAACGGCAAAACAGGCTGCTCGTCAAAGGCTGGCGGGGACTGTACGACTCCCCCACTACGGAAAAAATGGTGACCAGCCTGGAAGAGGCGATCTTGGCCGAACGCCGCCTTTTCCTTGATTATGTGGATGCCGCCGGCGCGGCTTTCCGTTTTGAAATGGAACCCTACGGGTTGGTTTATTACTGGGTCTGGGGCTTTTGGTACCTGGTGGGTCTCATTGAAGGGAAATTGACGGTCTTGCGGGTTGATCGCATCAGGGACTATATGGAGACAGGTAAATTCACCTACCCTCCTGATTTTTCTCTGGAAGAGGTCTTTGCCGAGGCTTGGGGGGTTGATCTCAGTTCGCCGTTGGTTACGGTGAAAATCAAGTTTTACGATGAGTATAACGTCTGGCGGCGGGTTCTGCGGGACACAGCCCACCGGAAAAAGGCGTCGGTGACAAAAATGGAGGGATATCTCATCTATACCGACCAGGTCCGGGGGATTAACGAGATCAAACCCTGGATCCGGAGTTTTGGCTCGTCGGCAGTGGTGCTGGCGCCGGAGGAACTGAAAGACGATATGATTCGTAGTGCTTATAAGGTTTTGGATTTATACCCATCGGATTAA